The Saccharolobus shibatae B12 genomic interval GGAAAGTCGTAGTACTTAGAACTAATATTAGAAGTAACATTAACCTTTTTAATATTACATTTCCACTTTCCATAATATGCTTTCTATATCATTTAATATAAACTTTATTCATATTTCAATTATTGTTGATGAGCAACATATATTGAATCCCAGAAGGACTTCTCGTAGTACTGAATAGTGTAAGCAATCCTTCTAAGTCTATCAACTTGATTACCTTCTATCAATTTAACGATCCTATCCTCCAACTCCTTATAAGAACCTCTGAATGCATCAAAGAATCCCGTCTCCCTAATCCCAAATCTCTCCTTTATCATTTCCCCAAATCTAGTTACAACATTAGCCCATACTGGTAAATTCACAATCCCAGTAAACAAGAACTCGGAGGGTTCCGCGTAATTAGCTAACCAGGATAAATAGTGAGTGTAGCTTATGGCTTGAGGTGATACATTATATAAAAGTGGATCCTTTACCTCAATTCCCAACTCCTTCATCAGTTTTACCAACTCCTTCAACGCAGCATAATCTCCATCCACTAATATCTTAAATATCTGACCCACCCCCCGTCCTAAATGGGGCGAGGGTTCTGCTTGGGTCTAGAGCGTTACTCCCCTTTATGGGAGCTATTCGATTATGGTCTACTATGAAGGAAAGAGGCTTCTTTATACTATTTATTATTTTCCCTGTCCCCTTTCTTAGTATATTTAATGCACCATTCAAATCACTATGCAGCTTATGACCTAGAGAACAATAAACTACTCCCCTCGGCTGCCTCCTCACTTCCACGTTATGATAAGCACAGAACCTAGAAGTATTGTATTCCACCACCTCGTATACCCTCATACCGTATTCCTGAGCCTTAAGCTCAATAGCCTCAATGAGCTTACGATAAGACCACACATTCACCGTGTACTTATTACCCCTATCTTGAGAGATGTTATAAGGATAGCCCAAGTAGATTGTGGAAACGCCCAACTTGTGAAGTTCCTCAACAATACCACTTGCTAGAGCTCTGTATAAATGAAGAAACCTCCTTTGCAACTTCTCGAATAGCCTCCTCTTCTCTCCCGTTAACTCCTCATAAGCCTCGTACTCATCCACGCTCCTAGCTTTATCTGCAAGCGATTGAACTTCAGCAATCCTCCCCTCAAAGTAAAAGTAATCCTCCTTTGCCCTAACTCCCTTGTATAACAACCAAGTACCATCATCTACTATTACGCTAGCAAGGATGTTTACACCCAAGTCAATAGAAGCTACCTTATTACCTTGTGGT includes:
- a CDS encoding RNA-guided endonuclease InsQ/TnpB family protein, with the protein product MTPPSGQLTEDEEREPTITPAIPEGGVYEVKFGNRRTNVLRLLPNGHQHKKLLKLADVSAKLFNEINYERRQQFFHGEEVDFKGTWNKYYEKYKNILGVNAQAVMQKNNEAWSSFFSLLKLKKEGKLPHMDHVSPPRYWKDRENKKRKRILMVRQDRYEVDEERKKLILKDFHMEIDFEGRLRWYGKQGRLEIIYDEDVNKWYVHIPVDVGVETTKRGKQSKHVVHGERKSIQVVLPQGNKVASIDLGVNILASVIVDDGTWLLYKGVRAKEDYFYFEGRIAEVQSLADKARSVDEYEAYEELTGEKRRLFEKLQRRFLHLYRALASGIVEELHKLGVSTIYLGYPYNISQDRGNKYTVNVWSYRKLIEAIELKAQEYGMRVYEVVEYNTSRFCAYHNVEVRRQPRGVVYCSLGHKLHSDLNGALNILRKGTGKIINSIKKPLSFIVDHNRIAPIKGSNALDPSRTLAPFRTGGGSDI